TCACCCAGACCGTCGAGGAGATGGGCCGCATCCGGGCTTCCGTCCTCGAGGCCGCCGATCGGATCAAGCAGCTCGATCTGTTGTCCGGAGAGATCGGCACGATCACCGAGACGATCACCGAGATCGCCAACCAGACCAACCTTTTGGCCCTGAACGCGGCCATCGAGGCGGCCAGGGCCGGCGAGCAGGGACGGGGCTTCGCGGTCGTCGCCGATGAGGTTCGCAAGCTGGCGGAACGGGCCGGCGACTCGGCCAAGCAGATCGCCGGTCTGATCAGTGACATTCAGCGGAGCACGGCCGAGGCCGTGACCGCCACCGAACACGGCGCCACCCAGGTGGAAGAGGGGTCCCGGCTGGCCGCCGACGCGGCCAAGGCCCTCGAGGAGATCCTCGACGTGG
This region of Bacillota bacterium genomic DNA includes:
- a CDS encoding methyl-accepting chemotaxis protein, with the protein product TQTVEEMGRIRASVLEAADRIKQLDLLSGEIGTITETITEIANQTNLLALNAAIEAARAGEQGRGFAVVADEVRKLAERAGDSAKQIAGLISDIQRSTAEAVTATEHGATQVEEGSRLAADAAKALEEILDVVGQTSKEMAAIAGAAEGIAKSSEEVSRAVETVAATSEENTAATEEMAAGADQVTKAVNDIVAISEENSAAAEEVSATVEEMNASVEQMSESAKALADLATKMKEQISTFKV